In the Solibacillus sp. FSL K6-1523 genome, one interval contains:
- a CDS encoding SDR family NAD(P)-dependent oxidoreductase, giving the protein MQTLFSLQGKNAVVTGGSRGLGKEMALGLASAGANVAIISRTECPEVVTELEALGVKAISVAFDIGDIANHAQLVTIINEKLGHIDILVNNAGVQKRHPSVEFPQDDWEFVMNVNANAVFSLCQKFGKPMLEKGKGKIINLASLLSFQGGLTVPAYAASKGAVMQFTKSLANEWASKGVNVNCIAPGYMATEMNDALMKDEVRSRQIMDRIPAGRWGSGQDMQGTVIFLASDASNYIHGFTIAVDGGWLGR; this is encoded by the coding sequence ATGCAAACATTATTTAGTTTACAAGGTAAAAATGCAGTTGTTACAGGAGGCAGTCGCGGATTAGGAAAAGAAATGGCGCTCGGTTTAGCTAGTGCGGGTGCGAATGTCGCGATTATTTCACGAACGGAATGCCCAGAAGTTGTAACAGAATTAGAAGCACTTGGTGTAAAAGCGATTTCAGTTGCCTTTGATATTGGTGACATCGCGAATCATGCACAGTTAGTAACGATTATAAATGAAAAATTAGGTCACATTGATATTTTAGTAAACAATGCAGGTGTTCAAAAGAGACATCCCTCTGTAGAATTCCCCCAAGATGATTGGGAGTTTGTTATGAATGTCAATGCGAATGCAGTCTTTAGTTTATGTCAAAAGTTTGGGAAGCCGATGTTGGAAAAAGGTAAAGGGAAAATTATTAATTTAGCTTCTTTATTATCATTCCAAGGCGGTTTAACTGTACCAGCTTACGCAGCGAGTAAAGGGGCTGTCATGCAATTTACGAAGTCTTTAGCAAATGAATGGGCTTCTAAAGGTGTCAATGTCAATTGTATCGCACCTGGGTATATGGCGACAGAAATGAACGATGCATTAATGAAAGATGAAGTGAGAAGTCGACAAATTATGGATCGAATTCCAGCAGGACGTTGGGGCTCTGGGCAAGATATGCAAGGGACGGTCATTTTCCTCGCATCGGATGCATCCAATTACATTCATGGCTTTACCATTGCAGTGGATGGCGGTTGGCTAGGTCGTTAA
- a CDS encoding sugar kinase: protein MDIITIGDGMITFDPGAKGPLRFVNQFERKIGGAELNVIIGCARLGLQTGWISRLGKDEFGRHILNTVRGEGIDISEVKLVEGYATSLNFKEIRESGDAKTFYYRKNSPTETLTPENLPIAYIKSAKILHVTGVFPAITEQNRQVILEAIKLAKANGVKVSLDPNIRLKLWSKELARETILTYLPYVDYLLTGRDELELIFNTTDDDILFEKISAYSFEHVIVKEGAKGASFYQNNSWITIPGFEVNNVVDTVGAGDGFDAAFLYGILQGWALEKVIHLANAVGAMVIQVQGDNEGLPYFEDLEVFLGTRENIER, encoded by the coding sequence ATGGATATTATAACAATTGGGGACGGCATGATTACGTTTGACCCGGGTGCAAAAGGGCCTTTACGTTTTGTCAATCAATTTGAACGTAAAATTGGTGGTGCAGAACTAAATGTGATTATTGGCTGTGCTCGTTTAGGATTACAAACAGGCTGGATTAGCCGTTTAGGAAAAGATGAATTTGGACGTCATATTTTGAATACCGTTCGAGGAGAAGGCATCGATATTTCGGAAGTGAAATTAGTAGAAGGATATGCGACATCTTTAAACTTTAAAGAAATTCGCGAATCTGGAGACGCAAAAACATTTTATTATCGAAAAAACTCTCCTACTGAAACACTGACGCCGGAAAATTTACCTATAGCGTATATTAAATCGGCGAAAATACTTCATGTAACAGGTGTGTTTCCTGCAATTACCGAACAAAATCGACAAGTCATTTTGGAAGCGATTAAACTCGCAAAAGCAAACGGGGTAAAAGTTTCATTGGATCCAAATATTCGGTTAAAGCTTTGGTCGAAGGAACTGGCAAGAGAAACGATTTTAACGTATTTGCCATATGTTGATTATCTCTTAACTGGAAGAGATGAGTTAGAGCTTATTTTTAATACAACGGATGATGATATACTATTTGAAAAAATTTCAGCGTATTCATTTGAACATGTCATTGTGAAAGAGGGAGCTAAAGGTGCTTCCTTTTATCAAAATAATAGTTGGATTACGATACCTGGATTTGAAGTGAATAATGTTGTAGATACAGTAGGTGCAGGTGATGGATTTGACGCAGCATTTTTATATGGAATTTTACAAGGTTGGGCGCTGGAAAAGGTAATTCATCTAGCAAATGCTGTTGGCGCAATGGTAATTCAAGTGCAGGGGGATAATGAAGGGTTACCTTATTTTGAGGATCTTGAAGTATTTTTAGGTACAAGAGAAAACATAGAAAGATAA
- a CDS encoding cytosine deaminase gives MKMDVNVLMIDELLNMSKNRVRKATERDVLNIKNEMLLLLNDKFNTEESTAIRTLINELHYLNVYVEKEDDHKIIYSYEPPKFSPKKLTIKEAGWIKIDK, from the coding sequence ATGAAAATGGATGTAAATGTGTTAATGATCGATGAACTGTTAAACATGTCAAAAAATCGTGTTCGAAAAGCAACGGAAAGAGATGTTTTAAATATAAAAAATGAAATGCTTTTGCTATTAAATGATAAATTCAACACAGAAGAATCAACAGCTATTCGCACATTAATTAACGAATTACATTATTTGAATGTCTATGTTGAAAAAGAAGATGACCATAAAATTATTTACTCTTATGAACCACCAAAATTTTCGCCAAAAAAACTGACGATTAAGGAAGCGGGATGGATCAAAATTGATAAATAA
- the kduD gene encoding 2-dehydro-3-deoxy-D-gluconate 5-dehydrogenase KduD, with amino-acid sequence MNFQLDFFSLKGKTALVTGARTGIGQAIAVGMAASGAHVILVGHQNNMQETQEEITKVGGKFDTYLIDLSDVENLRGKIQPLLKKHEINILVNNAGIIYREPAAQHPEDEWNRVMNVNVNAVFTLCQEVGNQMIQNGSGKIVNIASLLSFQGGINVPSYTASKHAVAGLTKALANEWAAKNIQVNAIAPGYISTNNTEALRNDETRSTAILERIPAGRWGQSEDIAGAAVFLASKASDYVTGHVLVVDGGWMGR; translated from the coding sequence ATGAATTTTCAATTAGACTTTTTTTCACTAAAAGGGAAGACAGCGTTAGTAACAGGTGCTCGTACAGGGATCGGGCAAGCCATTGCGGTTGGTATGGCAGCTTCAGGAGCACATGTGATCTTAGTAGGTCACCAAAATAATATGCAAGAAACGCAAGAAGAAATTACAAAAGTAGGCGGTAAATTTGATACATATTTAATTGATTTAAGTGATGTTGAAAATTTACGCGGAAAAATACAGCCACTATTAAAAAAGCATGAAATAAATATTTTAGTCAATAACGCAGGCATTATTTATCGTGAGCCAGCTGCACAACACCCAGAAGACGAATGGAACCGTGTCATGAATGTGAACGTAAATGCTGTATTTACGCTATGTCAAGAAGTTGGAAATCAAATGATCCAAAATGGAAGCGGCAAAATTGTAAATATCGCTTCCTTATTATCATTCCAAGGTGGGATAAATGTCCCGAGTTATACTGCAAGTAAACATGCGGTAGCGGGGCTTACGAAGGCATTGGCGAATGAGTGGGCTGCGAAGAATATTCAAGTGAATGCAATTGCACCGGGTTATATTTCAACAAATAATACAGAAGCACTGCGAAATGATGAAACGCGTAGTACAGCGATTTTAGAGCGTATTCCTGCAGGGCGTTGGGGGCAAAGCGAAGATATTGCAGGAGCAGCGGTCTTTTTAGCGTCAAAAGCATCAGATTATGTGACGGGGCATGTTTTAGTTGTTGATGGAGGCTGGATGGGTCGTTAA
- a CDS encoding zinc-dependent alcohol dehydrogenase, translated as MKAIFYTAPQIVECGETEKPAVAEGYVLLKNAYAGICGTDLNIFAGTHPRAQARLIIGHEFSATIESAHPVYPIGTKVTVNPLISCGTCIPCQTGQTHVCDDLKLVGIDVDGGMANYVAVQADKIIPLPDELSLKVGSLAEPVAVAVHAVRKARFLPGDRAVVYGAGTIGLCVALTLRAYGASEVIVIENNDLRLKKANELGFTTFNPATDSIVEQLKTLTNGAGIDYVFDCAGHPAVLAQVTEIVKVQGTVVIVAGYKKPAELNLLQGMFKELSMQFVRVYTNRDIELALDLLVKHKQFEEIITHVLPAEQAKEGFELLTTPTDAIKVLFAF; from the coding sequence ATGAAAGCGATTTTTTATACAGCACCTCAAATTGTTGAGTGTGGAGAAACTGAAAAACCAGCCGTTGCGGAAGGTTATGTATTATTGAAAAATGCATATGCAGGTATTTGCGGAACGGATTTAAATATTTTTGCGGGAACACACCCGCGTGCACAAGCACGATTAATTATTGGGCATGAATTTTCAGCAACAATTGAAAGTGCTCATCCAGTTTATCCGATTGGTACAAAGGTGACAGTCAATCCATTAATTAGTTGCGGTACATGTATCCCTTGTCAAACGGGGCAAACACATGTATGTGATGATTTGAAATTAGTCGGGATTGATGTGGATGGAGGAATGGCTAATTATGTGGCTGTTCAAGCAGATAAGATTATTCCATTACCAGACGAGCTTTCATTAAAAGTAGGTTCACTTGCAGAACCAGTTGCGGTTGCCGTTCATGCTGTTCGAAAAGCAAGATTTTTACCAGGGGATCGCGCTGTTGTTTACGGAGCTGGAACAATTGGTTTATGTGTGGCACTCACTTTACGTGCATATGGTGCATCAGAAGTGATCGTCATTGAAAATAATGACTTGAGGCTAAAAAAGGCAAATGAATTAGGGTTTACTACATTTAATCCAGCAACAGATTCAATCGTAGAACAGTTAAAAACATTAACAAATGGCGCAGGAATCGACTATGTGTTTGATTGTGCAGGTCATCCAGCTGTGCTAGCTCAAGTAACGGAAATTGTGAAAGTGCAGGGGACAGTTGTTATTGTGGCCGGCTATAAAAAACCAGCAGAATTGAATTTACTACAAGGCATGTTTAAAGAACTATCAATGCAATTTGTTCGTGTTTATACAAATCGCGATATTGAACTAGCACTTGATTTATTAGTAAAACATAAGCAATTTGAAGAAATTATTACGCATGTACTTCCGGCTGAACAAGCAAAAGAAGGCTTTGAACTACTCACAACACCAACAGATGCAATAAAAGTTTTATTCGCATTTTAG
- a CDS encoding alpha/beta hydrolase, with amino-acid sequence MANLLENTKRYLANKNKLPSLASMDYAKARRMRAAMPKSDFQLAPLAKVEERFITVRDGQQIAIRIYTPFGDGPFPVIVYFHGGGWVLNDLNTCHESCSHLAHVTNQIVVSVAYRLAPEHKFPVPVNDAWDSALWTLAHAEQFNGIGSQISVAGDSAGGNLAIAVCQLAKEQGNLPITAQILLYPVTDLSYSSNSYTLFEKGFGLDKDVMQWFGNYYINAQIDAKNPLVAPLQLKDFSSLPPAIIIVAENDVLRDEAVQYGEELRAVGTKTEIVTMEGVVHSFFTNNDAFPIQIQEAIDQIQTFLVTIAD; translated from the coding sequence ATGGCGAATTTATTGGAAAATACAAAACGTTATTTAGCGAATAAAAATAAATTACCTTCATTGGCATCAATGGATTACGCTAAGGCAAGAAGAATGCGAGCAGCTATGCCGAAAAGTGATTTCCAATTAGCTCCGTTAGCAAAAGTAGAAGAGCGCTTTATTACCGTTCGTGATGGACAACAAATTGCTATACGAATTTATACGCCTTTTGGGGACGGACCATTTCCGGTAATTGTTTATTTTCATGGTGGCGGTTGGGTTTTGAATGATTTAAATACATGCCATGAAAGCTGCTCACATTTAGCGCACGTAACAAACCAAATTGTCGTATCTGTTGCGTATCGGTTAGCGCCAGAGCATAAATTTCCAGTGCCCGTAAACGACGCATGGGATAGTGCACTTTGGACACTCGCACATGCAGAACAATTCAACGGAATCGGCAGCCAAATTTCAGTTGCAGGGGATAGTGCGGGTGGCAATCTCGCCATCGCGGTTTGTCAGCTTGCAAAGGAGCAGGGAAATTTGCCGATTACCGCACAAATTTTACTTTATCCTGTAACGGACTTGAGCTATAGTAGCAACTCCTATACACTATTTGAGAAAGGTTTTGGGCTCGATAAAGATGTGATGCAATGGTTTGGTAATTACTATATTAACGCACAAATAGATGCAAAAAATCCGCTCGTCGCTCCTTTACAGCTAAAGGATTTTTCATCATTACCGCCTGCTATTATTATTGTGGCAGAAAATGATGTTTTGCGTGATGAGGCTGTACAGTACGGAGAAGAATTGCGCGCAGTAGGGACGAAAACGGAAATTGTAACAATGGAAGGTGTTGTGCATAGTTTTTTCACAAATAATGACGCGTTTCCAATCCAAATCCAAGAAGCTATCGACCAAATTCAAACTTTCTTAGTAACAATCGCTGATTAG
- a CDS encoding DMT family transporter, whose translation MANIKAYGILVFVMLIWGINVPAVKYLTSNASPITMTSLRIFIAAIVVFIILFSLGIVRRLTRTEWKYVLIGSLLNVVLHHSLMSIGVSKTTSANASLIIGTGPILTAVLGTLLLKNLPTIIQWIGFIIGMLGIVVAVIFTGGETALLSAGDAFVFFSIFSQVFSFIIISKASKTMDPRLLTAYMFLIGSFTLAVLSLLLEPSGFKELPYSNLQFWAVLIGSGAIATALGHMLYNNTIPQVGAAKSSIFINLNTLFALIGSAILLGEPITVIHWISLTLIIFGVLLGSGALEHFIQYRRRELK comes from the coding sequence ATGGCAAATATAAAAGCGTATGGAATATTAGTATTTGTCATGTTGATATGGGGAATTAATGTTCCTGCTGTGAAGTATTTAACTTCCAATGCGTCACCAATTACGATGACATCGCTCCGTATTTTTATTGCAGCTATTGTCGTATTTATCATTTTATTTTCGTTGGGGATTGTTCGTCGATTAACGAGAACGGAATGGAAATATGTGCTCATAGGGTCCTTATTAAATGTTGTTTTGCATCATTCATTAATGTCGATAGGTGTTAGCAAAACAACGAGTGCTAATGCGAGTTTAATTATTGGGACAGGTCCGATTTTAACAGCAGTGTTAGGAACATTACTGTTGAAAAACTTACCAACCATTATTCAGTGGATTGGTTTTATCATTGGGATGTTGGGAATTGTAGTTGCGGTCATTTTTACAGGTGGAGAAACGGCTCTATTATCCGCGGGTGATGCATTTGTATTTTTCTCTATATTCTCTCAAGTATTTAGTTTTATTATTATTTCAAAAGCATCAAAAACGATGGATCCTCGACTGCTAACAGCTTATATGTTTTTAATTGGCTCATTTACTTTAGCGGTGTTGAGCTTACTACTTGAACCAAGTGGATTTAAAGAACTTCCGTATAGCAATCTTCAGTTTTGGGCGGTATTAATTGGATCTGGGGCGATTGCAACAGCACTTGGTCACATGCTTTATAACAATACGATTCCACAAGTTGGTGCGGCAAAGTCATCAATTTTCATCAATTTAAATACATTATTCGCATTAATAGGATCGGCTATTTTATTAGGAGAGCCGATTACAGTCATACACTGGATCAGTTTAACACTCATCATTTTTGGTGTGTTGCTCGGTTCAGGTGCATTAGAGCATTTTATCCAGTATAGAAGGAGGGAATTAAAATGA
- a CDS encoding M20 family metallopeptidase translates to MEAFDYFTLHEKEIIEDIKRLVQFDSPSQNKALLDRCKELIQTMFSDAFLMKATEYIMLQNGNHLRFEMGDGPAQILMIGHYDTVWDPGVLQYREEADKLFGPGILDMKSSIVSAIWFFKYVKEMKLPLKKRVVFFMNSDEEIGSPSSRPLIESEAKKSVAAFVLEPAVTVSGNLKVARKGTSHYLLNLKGVASHAGNNPLDGVSAITEAARQILDIEHLNDYDRGTTLNVGMMQGGGKLNVIPDEAHLGVDVRSVTKQEQLRIDDYFETIQPHDARVKIDVEGGINRPPMEQDAESEELFEVAQEEAKQLGFNVGESAVGGASDGNFTALYVPTLDGLGLVGNGIHAETEHILRAHIVERFALLTKTVLQIAND, encoded by the coding sequence ATGGAAGCATTCGACTATTTTACGTTACATGAAAAGGAAATTATTGAAGATATAAAGCGACTCGTTCAATTTGATTCACCGTCGCAAAATAAAGCGCTTCTGGATCGTTGTAAGGAACTGATTCAAACGATGTTTTCCGATGCGTTTCTAATGAAGGCAACGGAATATATAATGCTGCAAAATGGTAATCATTTACGTTTTGAAATGGGGGATGGGCCTGCGCAAATTTTAATGATTGGTCATTATGATACAGTATGGGATCCAGGTGTACTGCAATACCGCGAAGAAGCAGATAAACTATTCGGTCCAGGAATTTTAGATATGAAATCGAGCATTGTGAGTGCGATTTGGTTTTTTAAATACGTCAAAGAAATGAAGTTACCTTTGAAAAAACGGGTTGTGTTTTTTATGAATAGCGATGAAGAAATTGGGAGCCCGTCGTCCAGACCATTGATAGAGTCAGAAGCGAAAAAATCGGTGGCGGCATTTGTGCTGGAGCCTGCTGTGACGGTATCTGGAAACTTAAAAGTTGCACGAAAAGGGACGTCACATTATTTGCTCAATTTAAAAGGAGTTGCTTCCCATGCAGGAAACAATCCGCTTGATGGGGTCAGTGCGATTACCGAGGCGGCGCGGCAAATTTTAGATATTGAGCATTTAAATGATTATGATAGAGGAACGACGCTCAATGTTGGCATGATGCAGGGTGGGGGCAAGTTAAATGTGATACCTGATGAGGCACATTTAGGCGTGGACGTGCGCTCTGTGACGAAACAGGAGCAACTGCGCATCGACGACTATTTTGAAACGATACAACCGCATGATGCACGTGTAAAAATTGATGTAGAAGGTGGCATTAATCGACCACCAATGGAGCAGGATGCAGAAAGTGAAGAACTATTTGAAGTAGCGCAAGAGGAAGCGAAACAGTTAGGATTTAACGTGGGGGAGTCGGCAGTCGGGGGTGCGAGTGACGGCAATTTCACAGCACTATATGTACCGACACTAGACGGACTAGGCCTTGTCGGCAATGGCATTCATGCTGAAACCGAGCATATATTAAGGGCACATATTGTAGAACGCTTTGCCTTGTTAACGAAAACTGTATTGCAAATTGCGAATGATTAA
- a CDS encoding methyl-accepting chemotaxis protein has protein sequence MKLSIRWRIIGLVVVIVIAGLGSLATISSTIIKNKTVDSVTEQSGTLVTQVSSTITTFLSTYEQVLYNMSISEEVKKFAQAEDHTYNGEADSLYRKQLENFTTSFPATSAIYFANQDLITIHPHFDDIKNIRSLTRTWYQNSIHNADKVQWSSPYIDKATGEYTLTASVAVKVDRKIVGVLGVDILISQLTAMVEDIELGYEGYPIIIDSRGIAIVHPTNVGENLKEQETIASILASSAMNDAVKAKIDGENHTIIYAKVPDINWTIAAVYKESNLNATATDIQKVIFFVTIFILIITFIVLYFFISRMIKPLYTLGTLMGRVSNGDLTVQIQVKTQDEIGRLAHHFNQMITNMKEIVGVVQHSSSNVESRSHHLSAMAEETSASSIEVSQAIGEIAASATESSEHADAVTLQATQLGSEIDKMHEQTIAVQQTTTEMGQLNTLGQQKMRDLLKSFEHSKHDLYAMSNVVAALETKITSIESVIDSISSISAQTNLLALNASIEAARAGVHGKGFAVVATEVRKLAEQSAAATEQVRATISALEVESHSVTTQMYEMEQTFDNQGIVVEETTQTFNQLSNNMTTIEHSFELLAAEIQEMILYKDNVLSTIGEMSTNAQTVAATCEEVSASSDEQLRAIQSVAEASEQLNSLSNDLAVAISRFKI, from the coding sequence ATGAAATTATCCATTCGATGGCGAATAATTGGACTTGTTGTAGTCATCGTCATTGCGGGACTTGGTTCATTAGCTACAATTAGTTCAACAATCATTAAAAATAAAACGGTTGATTCCGTTACCGAACAAAGTGGTACCCTTGTCACACAAGTATCCTCTACAATCACAACCTTTTTAAGCACATATGAGCAAGTACTCTATAATATGTCCATTTCAGAAGAGGTCAAAAAGTTTGCGCAAGCCGAGGACCATACTTATAACGGCGAGGCAGATTCGCTCTACCGGAAACAACTCGAAAATTTTACGACAAGCTTTCCTGCAACCTCAGCTATTTATTTTGCGAACCAAGACCTGATTACGATTCATCCACATTTTGATGACATCAAAAATATTCGCTCCCTGACACGTACATGGTATCAAAACAGTATCCACAACGCAGATAAGGTGCAATGGTCTTCCCCTTATATTGATAAAGCGACAGGAGAATATACACTTACCGCTTCTGTTGCGGTGAAAGTTGACAGGAAAATTGTTGGGGTTCTCGGTGTCGACATTTTAATATCCCAATTAACTGCGATGGTTGAAGATATTGAGTTAGGCTATGAAGGCTACCCAATTATCATTGATTCAAGGGGAATTGCAATTGTTCACCCGACCAATGTAGGCGAAAATCTTAAGGAACAAGAGACCATAGCCAGCATACTCGCATCGTCAGCAATGAATGATGCCGTAAAAGCAAAAATAGACGGGGAAAATCATACAATTATCTATGCAAAAGTCCCTGATATTAATTGGACGATTGCTGCAGTTTATAAAGAATCGAACCTTAATGCAACTGCTACAGACATTCAGAAAGTTATTTTCTTCGTCACTATTTTTATTTTAATCATAACTTTTATCGTACTTTACTTCTTTATTTCGCGAATGATCAAGCCTCTTTACACGCTTGGAACATTGATGGGACGCGTATCAAATGGGGATTTGACGGTACAAATTCAAGTCAAAACACAGGATGAGATTGGCCGACTTGCACATCATTTTAATCAAATGATTACGAATATGAAAGAAATTGTTGGCGTCGTCCAGCATTCTTCTTCCAATGTTGAAAGTCGTTCCCATCATTTAAGTGCGATGGCGGAAGAAACGAGTGCATCTAGCATTGAAGTTTCACAAGCTATTGGAGAAATTGCAGCAAGTGCTACGGAGTCATCTGAACACGCGGATGCAGTTACGCTACAAGCGACGCAATTAGGTTCCGAAATTGATAAAATGCATGAGCAAACAATAGCCGTTCAACAAACAACGACTGAAATGGGGCAATTAAATACATTGGGCCAACAGAAAATGCGCGACTTGTTAAAAAGCTTCGAGCATTCCAAACATGATTTGTATGCAATGTCGAATGTCGTAGCAGCACTTGAAACGAAAATTACGTCAATTGAGTCTGTCATTGACAGTATTTCTTCCATTTCTGCCCAAACGAATTTACTTGCCTTAAACGCCTCCATTGAAGCAGCACGGGCTGGCGTTCACGGAAAAGGCTTTGCTGTTGTTGCCACGGAAGTACGAAAACTAGCCGAGCAATCCGCTGCCGCTACCGAGCAAGTGAGAGCAACCATCTCTGCATTAGAAGTCGAATCGCATTCCGTTACAACACAAATGTATGAAATGGAACAAACCTTTGACAATCAAGGCATTGTAGTGGAAGAAACAACACAAACATTTAACCAATTGTCGAACAACATGACAACAATCGAACACTCTTTTGAATTACTCGCAGCAGAAATTCAAGAAATGATTCTTTACAAGGATAATGTTCTTTCCACAATCGGGGAAATGTCGACAAATGCGCAAACCGTTGCCGCTACTTGTGAAGAAGTGAGCGCTTCCTCCGATGAACAGCTCCGTGCCATTCAATCGGTTGCCGAAGCCTCTGAGCAACTAAACAGTTTAAGCAATGATTTAGCCGTTGCCATTAGCCGTTTTAAAATATAG
- a CDS encoding bifunctional 4-hydroxy-2-oxoglutarate aldolase/2-dehydro-3-deoxy-phosphogluconate aldolase, which yields MYTILNDINLIPVLRKVPYEKSEEVIRALIDGGIRAIEITLDTVKAIEMIQQAKEQFGHQVLVGAGTVLTVSQCEEAIQAGAQFIVSPSLNLEVVKYALSANIPVIPGVFTPSEMQTAYAAGAETVKLFPASSLGPKFIKDVKGPLAHIQIMTTGGISIETAKSYLEAGAMAVGAGSDLLKKEWIQKNEWVLLAKEVKAWLEVIK from the coding sequence ATGTATACAATTTTAAATGATATCAATTTGATTCCGGTTTTACGTAAAGTTCCTTATGAAAAAAGTGAAGAAGTGATCCGTGCCCTGATTGATGGGGGCATTCGAGCGATTGAAATTACGTTGGATACAGTCAAAGCGATTGAAATGATTCAACAGGCTAAAGAGCAGTTTGGTCACCAAGTGTTAGTCGGTGCTGGTACGGTATTAACGGTTTCGCAATGCGAAGAAGCCATTCAAGCAGGAGCTCAGTTCATTGTTTCACCGTCATTAAATTTAGAGGTTGTAAAATATGCACTGAGCGCTAATATTCCTGTTATACCGGGAGTGTTTACGCCATCAGAAATGCAAACAGCTTATGCAGCAGGCGCGGAAACGGTCAAATTATTCCCTGCATCTTCGTTAGGTCCGAAATTTATTAAAGATGTGAAAGGTCCACTCGCGCATATACAAATAATGACGACTGGTGGAATTTCGATTGAAACAGCTAAAAGTTATTTAGAAGCGGGCGCTATGGCTGTAGGTGCAGGTAGTGATTTACTGAAAAAAGAGTGGATTCAAAAGAATGAGTGGGTCCTCCTTGCTAAAGAAGTAAAAGCATGGCTTGAAGTGATTAAATAA
- a CDS encoding toxic anion resistance protein — protein MTENPLFDDLDKRTQQQEQPIHEVTTPAPAPAPQVLVNEQELSQIRQRQEALKQQPSVQTLAQKIDVKNQIAVLEFGKETATGISTFSDRMLATIKQSNLEKSTTLLNNLNKIMDRFDPVDFQEEEKKGFLKKLFSKSKEKLDSILSKYDTMNKEVDVVYTEIQKYEIEMKRNTVQLEQMYDENLNYFHTLSEHVAAIDLKVIELRDKLPALSAQADAGDHEAIMELETVTRGIELLEQRAYDLEMAQQVSFQSAPQIRLMQQGNNHLIGKINSAFVTTIPIFKQGLIHAVTMQRQKLVSESMAELDKRTNEMLVRNAENVRQNSVNIARQAGSPSIKVETIETTWRSIMAGIEETKQIQAETVRNRDEGRKRIEQLQLEYEKLKRM, from the coding sequence ATGACAGAGAATCCATTATTTGATGACTTAGATAAACGTACGCAGCAGCAAGAGCAGCCGATTCACGAGGTGACAACGCCTGCACCTGCACCTGCACCACAAGTTTTAGTGAATGAGCAAGAGCTATCGCAAATTCGCCAACGACAAGAGGCATTGAAACAACAACCATCCGTTCAAACATTGGCACAAAAAATCGACGTAAAAAATCAAATTGCTGTATTAGAATTTGGTAAGGAAACAGCTACGGGTATTTCGACATTTTCAGACCGTATGTTGGCAACGATTAAGCAAAGCAATTTAGAAAAATCAACGACACTATTGAATAATTTAAATAAAATTATGGATCGTTTTGACCCAGTTGATTTCCAGGAAGAAGAGAAAAAAGGCTTTTTGAAGAAATTGTTCTCAAAAAGTAAAGAGAAGCTTGACAGCATCTTGTCAAAATACGATACGATGAATAAGGAAGTCGACGTAGTTTACACGGAAATCCAAAAATATGAAATCGAAATGAAACGCAATACGGTTCAGTTGGAGCAAATGTATGATGAAAACTTAAATTATTTCCATACATTAAGTGAGCATGTGGCGGCGATTGATTTAAAAGTTATCGAGTTACGTGACAAATTACCGGCTCTTTCTGCACAAGCAGATGCGGGAGATCATGAAGCCATTATGGAGCTTGAAACGGTAACGCGCGGCATTGAATTACTTGAGCAACGTGCTTATGATTTAGAAATGGCACAGCAAGTTTCATTCCAATCGGCGCCTCAAATCCGCTTGATGCAGCAAGGGAATAATCACCTTATTGGAAAGATTAACTCTGCGTTTGTGACGACGATTCCTATTTTTAAGCAAGGGTTAATTCATGCGGTAACGATGCAACGTCAAAAATTAGTTTCGGAATCGATGGCGGAGCTTGATAAACGTACAAATGAAATGCTCGTGCGCAATGCAGAAAATGTACGTCAAAATTCGGTGAACATTGCACGTCAAGCAGGTAGTCCAAGCATTAAGGTTGAAACAATTGAAACAACTTGGCGATCAATTATGGCGGGAATTGAAGAAACGAAGCAGATTCAAGCCGAAACAGTACGCAATCGTGATGAAGGACGAAAACGTATTGAGCAGTTACAACTGGAGTATGAAAAACTGAAAAGAATGTAA